The Cucumis melo cultivar AY chromosome 5, USDA_Cmelo_AY_1.0, whole genome shotgun sequence genome has a segment encoding these proteins:
- the LOC103499488 gene encoding probable pectate lyase 1 isoform X2 — translation MSIRNSTERRKLGFFSCGTGNPIDDCWRCDSNWHRNRKRLAECGIGFGRNAIGGRDGRFYVVTDSSDNDPVNPKPGTLRHAVIQEKPLWIVFKRDMVIRLKQELIMNSFKTIDARGVNVHIANGACITIQFVTNIIIHGLHIHDCKPTGNAMVRSSPSHFGWRTMADGDAISIFGSSHIWIDHNSLSNCADGLVDAVMGSTAITISNNHFTHHNEVMLLGHSDSYTKDKQMQVTIAYNHFGEGLIQRMPRCRHGYFHVVNNDYTHWEMYAIGGSANPTINSQGNRYAAPTNPFAKEVTKRVETPESEWKGWNWRSEGDMLLNGAYFTPSGAGASASYARASSLGAKSASMVGSITSSAGSLPCRRGHPC, via the exons AT GAGTATCCGTAATAGCACTGAAAGGAGGAAGTTGGGATTCTTCTCCTGTGGAACAGGGAATCCCATTGACGACTGCTGGCGTTGCGACTCCAATTGGCACCGTAACCGTAAACGCCTTGCGGAATGTGGCATTGGATTTGGACGGAATGCTATTGGTGGACGTGATGGCCGTTTCTATGTTGTCACTGATTCGAGTGACAACGATCCTGTGAACCCGAAGCCAGGGACACTTCGTCATGCTGTTATTCAAGAGAAACCTCTTTGGATCGTGTTCAAAAGGGACATGGTGATTCGATTGAAACAGGAACTCATCATGAACAGTTTTAAGACAATTGATGCTCGAGGGGTAAATGTACACATTGCTAATGGCGCTTGCATCACAATCCAGTTTGTGACTAACATCATTATCCATGGTCTTCACATCCATGATTGCAAACCCACAGGGAATGCCATGGTGAGAAGCTCTCCATCTCATTTCGGGTGGAGAACCATGGCTGATGGAGATGCCATTTCCATCTTTGGTTCAAGCCATATATGGATTGACCACAATTCACTCTCTAATTGTGCTGATGGACTTGTTGATGCTGTTATGGGCTCAACTGCAATCACGATCTCCAACAATCACTTCACTCATCATAACGAG GTGATGCTTCTAGGCCACAGTGATTCCTACACGAAGGACAAGCAAATGCAAGTCACCATTGCTTATAACCATTTTGGAGAAGGACTCATTCAAAGAATGCCAAG ATGTAGGCATGGCTATTTCCATGTGGTGAACAATGACTACACTCACTGGGAGATGTATGCCATTGGTGGGAGTGCAAATCCCACCATCAATAGTCAAGGAAACAGATATGCTGCTCCAACCAACCCTTTTGCCAAAGAG GTGACAAAGCGAGTCGAAACACCGGAGAGCGAATGGAAGGGGTGGAATTGGAGATCAGAAGGAGATATGTTGCTGAATGGAGCCTATTTCACTCCATCAGGCGCTGGAGCTTCAGCAAGCTATGCCAGAGCTTCCAGCTTAGGAGCCAAATCTGCTTCCATGGTTGGCTCCATCACTTCTTCGGCTGGTTCACTCCCTTGCCGCCGAGGCCATCCATGCTAG
- the LOC103499488 gene encoding probable pectate lyase 8 isoform X1, with translation MAALSKWSSLSLFALALLFFLTIALVRKEETSKIRTVSAAEFQSSSDSSMATRVENYDVEQELNNEHAVDNPDEIAASVEMSIRNSTERRKLGFFSCGTGNPIDDCWRCDSNWHRNRKRLAECGIGFGRNAIGGRDGRFYVVTDSSDNDPVNPKPGTLRHAVIQEKPLWIVFKRDMVIRLKQELIMNSFKTIDARGVNVHIANGACITIQFVTNIIIHGLHIHDCKPTGNAMVRSSPSHFGWRTMADGDAISIFGSSHIWIDHNSLSNCADGLVDAVMGSTAITISNNHFTHHNEVMLLGHSDSYTKDKQMQVTIAYNHFGEGLIQRMPRCRHGYFHVVNNDYTHWEMYAIGGSANPTINSQGNRYAAPTNPFAKEVTKRVETPESEWKGWNWRSEGDMLLNGAYFTPSGAGASASYARASSLGAKSASMVGSITSSAGSLPCRRGHPC, from the exons gACTGTGTCTGCGGCGGAATTTCAGAGCTCTAGCGACTCATCAATGGCGACTAG GGTGGAGAATTATGATGTGGAGCAAGAACTCAACAATGAACATGCTGTGGACAATCCTGATGAGATTGCTGCTTCGGTTGAGAT GAGTATCCGTAATAGCACTGAAAGGAGGAAGTTGGGATTCTTCTCCTGTGGAACAGGGAATCCCATTGACGACTGCTGGCGTTGCGACTCCAATTGGCACCGTAACCGTAAACGCCTTGCGGAATGTGGCATTGGATTTGGACGGAATGCTATTGGTGGACGTGATGGCCGTTTCTATGTTGTCACTGATTCGAGTGACAACGATCCTGTGAACCCGAAGCCAGGGACACTTCGTCATGCTGTTATTCAAGAGAAACCTCTTTGGATCGTGTTCAAAAGGGACATGGTGATTCGATTGAAACAGGAACTCATCATGAACAGTTTTAAGACAATTGATGCTCGAGGGGTAAATGTACACATTGCTAATGGCGCTTGCATCACAATCCAGTTTGTGACTAACATCATTATCCATGGTCTTCACATCCATGATTGCAAACCCACAGGGAATGCCATGGTGAGAAGCTCTCCATCTCATTTCGGGTGGAGAACCATGGCTGATGGAGATGCCATTTCCATCTTTGGTTCAAGCCATATATGGATTGACCACAATTCACTCTCTAATTGTGCTGATGGACTTGTTGATGCTGTTATGGGCTCAACTGCAATCACGATCTCCAACAATCACTTCACTCATCATAACGAG GTGATGCTTCTAGGCCACAGTGATTCCTACACGAAGGACAAGCAAATGCAAGTCACCATTGCTTATAACCATTTTGGAGAAGGACTCATTCAAAGAATGCCAAG ATGTAGGCATGGCTATTTCCATGTGGTGAACAATGACTACACTCACTGGGAGATGTATGCCATTGGTGGGAGTGCAAATCCCACCATCAATAGTCAAGGAAACAGATATGCTGCTCCAACCAACCCTTTTGCCAAAGAG GTGACAAAGCGAGTCGAAACACCGGAGAGCGAATGGAAGGGGTGGAATTGGAGATCAGAAGGAGATATGTTGCTGAATGGAGCCTATTTCACTCCATCAGGCGCTGGAGCTTCAGCAAGCTATGCCAGAGCTTCCAGCTTAGGAGCCAAATCTGCTTCCATGGTTGGCTCCATCACTTCTTCGGCTGGTTCACTCCCTTGCCGCCGAGGCCATCCATGCTAG